From a single Rosa rugosa chromosome 7, drRosRugo1.1, whole genome shotgun sequence genomic region:
- the LOC133721246 gene encoding zinc finger A20 and AN1 domain-containing stress-associated protein 8-like, with amino-acid sequence MDSHDETGCQALDRPILCINNCGFFGRAATMNMCSKCYKDMLLKQEQADLAATSIGSLVNGNNSGIGPVVANAVNVQAGQVVAVVISTEPSCGSSSSKVTDEVKEIAGPKRCTTCRKRVGLTGFNCKCGNTFCSTHRYSDKHDCPFDYRTAGRDAIAKANPVVKAEKLDKI; translated from the coding sequence ATGGACTCTCACGATGAAACTGGATGCCAAGCTCTAGACCGCCCCATCCTTTGCATTAATAACTGTGGCTTCTTCGGAAGGGCAGCTACAATGAATATGTGTTCCAAATGTTACAAGGACATGCTTCTAAAGCAGGAGCAGGCCGATCTGGCAGCAACATCCATTGGTAGCCTTGTGAATGGCAACAATAGTGGCATTGGCCCTGTTGTTGCTAATGCTGTCAATGTGCAAGCTGGACAAGTTGTGGCAGTGGTTATTTCAACAGAGCCATCTTGTGGCTCATCCTCAAGCAAAGTTACTGATGAGGTGAAAGAAATAGCGGGACCAAAGAGATGCACTACTTGCCGAAAGCGTGTTGGTCTAACTGGGTTCAATTGCAAATGTGGAAACACCTTCTGTTCAACTCATCGCTATTCTGACAAACATGACTGCCCTTTTGATTATAGGACTGCTGGTCGGGATGCTATTGCTAAAGCCAATCCTGTTGTCAAGGCAGAGAAACTTGATAAGATCTAG